Proteins encoded by one window of Phytohabitans houttuyneae:
- the argH gene encoding argininosuccinate lyase, whose translation MSSSRTSLWGGRFAGGPAEALARLSVSVQFDWRLAPYDLAASRAHARVLAGAGLLDADELGQMLAALDDLEAACASGAFRPTVDDEDVHTALERGLLERLGTLGGKLRAGRSRNDQVATDLRLYLRDHARGVATNLVQLADALVEQAERHIDTPAPGMTHVQHAQPVTFGHWLLAHVQPLLRDLERLRDWDARAAISPLGAGALAGSSLPLDPAGVAKELGFDAPAANSMDAVADRDFVAEFLFITSLVGVHLSRLGEEVVLWTSQEFGWVELDDGFATGSSIMPQKKNADIAELARGKAGRLIGGLVTVLTMLKGLPLTYDRDMQEDKEPAFDAVDTLDLVLPALAGMISTMTVRVDRLVAAAPVGYTLATEVADWLVRKGVPFREAHEVTGRLVALCVARECQLDEVTDDELALVSPHLDPSVRNVLSVRSALAARITPGSTGPGPVADQLASVVDKLDGWREWATAHVVPR comes from the coding sequence GTGTCCTCTTCGCGTACGTCACTGTGGGGCGGCCGGTTCGCCGGCGGCCCCGCCGAGGCCCTGGCCCGGCTCTCCGTCAGCGTCCAGTTCGACTGGCGCCTCGCGCCCTACGACCTGGCCGCCTCCCGCGCGCACGCCCGCGTGCTCGCCGGGGCGGGACTGCTCGACGCCGACGAGCTGGGCCAGATGCTCGCCGCCCTGGACGACCTGGAGGCCGCCTGCGCCTCCGGTGCGTTCCGCCCGACCGTCGACGACGAGGACGTGCACACCGCGCTCGAACGCGGCCTGCTGGAGCGGCTCGGCACGCTGGGCGGCAAGCTGCGCGCCGGCCGCTCGCGCAACGACCAGGTCGCCACCGACCTGCGGCTCTACCTGCGCGACCACGCGCGCGGCGTGGCCACCAACCTGGTGCAGCTCGCCGACGCGCTGGTCGAGCAGGCCGAGCGGCACATCGACACGCCCGCGCCGGGCATGACGCACGTGCAGCACGCGCAGCCGGTGACGTTCGGGCACTGGCTGCTCGCCCACGTGCAGCCGCTGCTGCGCGACCTCGAACGCCTCCGCGACTGGGACGCCCGCGCCGCGATCAGCCCGCTCGGCGCCGGCGCGCTGGCCGGCTCGTCGCTGCCGCTCGACCCGGCCGGTGTGGCCAAGGAGCTGGGCTTCGACGCGCCCGCCGCCAACTCGATGGACGCGGTCGCCGACCGCGACTTCGTGGCCGAGTTCCTTTTCATCACCTCGCTGGTCGGCGTGCACCTGTCCCGGCTGGGGGAGGAGGTGGTGCTGTGGACGTCGCAGGAGTTCGGCTGGGTCGAGCTCGACGACGGCTTCGCCACCGGGTCGTCGATCATGCCGCAGAAGAAGAACGCGGACATCGCCGAGCTGGCCCGCGGCAAGGCCGGCCGCCTCATCGGCGGCCTGGTGACCGTGCTGACCATGCTCAAGGGCCTCCCGCTCACGTACGACCGTGACATGCAGGAGGACAAGGAGCCCGCCTTCGACGCGGTGGACACCCTTGACCTGGTGCTGCCGGCGCTCGCCGGCATGATCTCCACGATGACGGTACGGGTGGACCGCCTCGTCGCCGCCGCACCCGTCGGGTACACGCTGGCCACCGAGGTCGCCGACTGGCTGGTGCGCAAGGGCGTGCCGTTCCGCGAGGCGCACGAGGTGACCGGTCGCCTGGTGGCGCTCTGCGTGGCCCGCGAGTGCCAGCTCGACGAGGTCACCGACGACGAGCTGGCGCTGGTCAGCCCCCACCTCGACCCGAGCGTGCGCAACGTGCTGTCGGTGCGGTCCGCGCTGGCCGCCCGCATCACGCCCGGCTCCACCGGCCCCGGCCCGGTCGCCGACCAGCTCGCGTCCGTGGTGGACAAGCTGGACGGGTGGCGCGAGTGGGCGACCGCGCACGTCGTACCCCGCTGA
- a CDS encoding argininosuccinate synthase, which produces MTERVVLAYSGGLDTSVAIPYLADKMGAEVIAVAVDLGQGGEDMAVIRQRALDCGAVESEVIDAKEEFAAEYCLPAVKANALYMDRYPLLSSLSRPLIVKHLVEAAKRYGGTVVSHGCTGKGNDQVRFEVGIGALAPDLKIVAPARDFAWTRDKAIALAEERGLPIDVSHKSPYSIDQNLWGRAVETGFLEDIWNAPIEDLYEYTADPAEPRDADEVVITFEAGAPVAIDGETVTPFQAVAELNRRAGAQGVGRLDMVEDRLVGIKSREVYEAPGAIALITAHQELEAVTVERDLARFKKSVDQRWAELVYDGLWFSPLKVALDAFVADTQKYVSGDIRLTLHGGRAVVTGRRSEASLYDFNLATYDTGDTFDQSLAKGFVQLWGLPSRIAAARDARLG; this is translated from the coding sequence ATGACTGAGCGCGTCGTTCTGGCGTACTCCGGCGGCCTGGACACCTCGGTCGCCATCCCGTACCTGGCGGACAAGATGGGCGCCGAGGTGATCGCGGTGGCGGTCGACCTGGGGCAGGGCGGCGAGGACATGGCCGTCATCCGCCAGCGCGCGCTCGACTGCGGCGCCGTGGAGTCCGAGGTGATCGACGCCAAGGAGGAGTTCGCCGCCGAGTACTGCCTGCCCGCGGTCAAGGCCAACGCGCTGTACATGGACCGCTATCCGCTGCTGTCCTCGCTCAGCCGCCCGCTGATCGTCAAGCACCTCGTGGAGGCGGCCAAGCGGTACGGCGGGACGGTGGTCTCGCACGGCTGCACGGGCAAGGGCAACGACCAGGTGCGGTTCGAGGTCGGCATCGGCGCGCTCGCGCCGGACCTGAAGATCGTGGCGCCGGCGCGGGACTTCGCGTGGACGCGGGACAAGGCGATCGCCCTCGCCGAGGAGCGGGGCCTGCCGATCGACGTCAGCCACAAGTCGCCGTACTCCATCGACCAGAACCTGTGGGGCCGCGCGGTCGAGACCGGCTTCCTCGAGGACATCTGGAACGCGCCGATCGAGGACCTGTACGAGTACACCGCCGACCCGGCCGAGCCGCGCGACGCCGACGAGGTCGTGATCACGTTCGAGGCCGGCGCGCCGGTCGCGATCGACGGCGAGACCGTCACCCCGTTCCAGGCCGTCGCCGAGCTCAACCGGCGGGCCGGTGCCCAGGGAGTCGGCCGGCTGGACATGGTCGAGGACCGGCTCGTGGGCATCAAGAGCCGCGAGGTGTACGAGGCGCCCGGCGCGATCGCGCTGATCACCGCACACCAGGAGCTGGAGGCGGTAACCGTCGAGCGCGACCTGGCCCGCTTCAAGAAGAGCGTCGACCAGCGCTGGGCCGAGCTCGTGTACGACGGCCTGTGGTTCTCGCCGCTCAAGGTCGCGCTAGACGCGTTCGTGGCCGACACCCAGAAGTACGTCTCCGGCGACATCCGCCTCACCCTGCACGGCGGCCGCGCGGTGGTCACCGGGCGGCGTTCCGAGGCCAGCCTGTACGACTTCAACCTCGCCACCTACGACACCGGCGACACCTTCGACCAGTCCCTGGCCAAGGGCTTCGTGCAGCTGTGGGGGCTGCCGAGCCGGATCGCCGCTGCCCGCGACGCGCGGCTCGGGTAG
- a CDS encoding arginine repressor — MTGPGTRTARHARIVDLIRDRGVRSQTELAELLGADGVQVTQATLSRDLEELGAYKVRGADGGPAVYVIPEDGLPRPRLAEQAPARLVRLLRELLTGTDASGNLAVLRTPPGAAQFLASALDRAGLPEIVGTIAGDDTIFVVAREPLTGSALADKLSAWAGRDEQMREEPNKETKS, encoded by the coding sequence ATGACCGGGCCGGGCACCCGCACCGCGCGGCACGCGCGCATCGTCGACCTCATCCGCGACCGGGGGGTACGGTCGCAGACCGAGCTGGCCGAGCTGCTCGGCGCCGACGGCGTGCAGGTCACCCAGGCCACGCTCTCCCGCGACCTCGAGGAGCTGGGCGCCTACAAGGTGCGCGGCGCGGACGGCGGCCCCGCCGTCTACGTGATCCCCGAGGACGGGCTGCCCCGCCCCCGCCTGGCCGAGCAGGCGCCGGCCCGCCTCGTGCGGCTGCTGCGCGAGCTGCTCACCGGCACCGACGCGAGCGGCAACCTCGCCGTGCTGCGCACCCCACCGGGCGCCGCGCAGTTTCTGGCCAGCGCCCTCGACCGGGCCGGCCTGCCCGAGATCGTGGGCACGATCGCCGGCGACGACACCATTTTCGTAGTGGCCCGCGAGCCACTGACCGGCTCGGCACTCGCCGACAAGCTGAGCGCCTGGGCCGGACGCGACGAACAAATGCGCGAAGAACCGAACAAGGAGACCAAATCATGA
- the argF gene encoding ornithine carbamoyltransferase: protein MSVRHFLRDDDLSPGEQEAVLDLAAAMKADRFAFTPLAGPRSVAVLFDKQSLRTRFSFDVGIAELGGHPIVVDTQGTHFGRGETLGDAARVLSRYVSAIVMRTFGDERLAEVAAGATVPVVNALTDGFHPCQLLADLLTVRERCGGTAGRTLAYVGDAGNNMAHSYLLAGVTAGMHVRVAGPPGYDPLPSIVSRADEIAAWTGGSTQVLRDPHEAVDGADVVATDTWTSMGQEKDGRDRLTPFWPYQINKDLLAAAAPGAVVLHCLPAHRGEEITDDVMDGPQSAVVDQAENRLHAQKALLAWLLSAGDAR, encoded by the coding sequence ATGAGCGTCCGGCACTTCCTGCGTGACGACGACCTCAGCCCGGGTGAGCAGGAGGCGGTCCTCGACCTCGCCGCGGCGATGAAGGCCGACCGGTTCGCGTTCACGCCGCTCGCCGGCCCCCGCTCGGTGGCGGTGCTGTTCGACAAGCAGAGCCTGCGCACGCGGTTCTCGTTCGACGTGGGCATCGCCGAGCTGGGCGGCCATCCGATCGTGGTCGACACGCAGGGCACCCACTTCGGGCGCGGCGAGACCCTCGGCGACGCCGCGCGCGTGCTGTCCCGCTACGTGAGCGCGATCGTCATGCGCACCTTCGGCGACGAGCGGCTCGCGGAGGTGGCGGCCGGCGCGACGGTACCGGTCGTCAACGCGCTCACCGACGGCTTCCACCCCTGCCAGCTGCTGGCCGACCTGCTCACGGTCCGGGAGCGGTGCGGCGGCACGGCCGGGCGCACCCTCGCGTACGTGGGGGACGCCGGCAACAACATGGCCCACTCGTACCTGCTCGCCGGCGTCACCGCGGGCATGCACGTGCGGGTCGCCGGGCCGCCCGGGTACGACCCGCTGCCCTCGATCGTCTCCCGCGCGGACGAGATCGCCGCCTGGACCGGCGGCTCGACGCAGGTGCTGCGCGACCCGCACGAGGCGGTCGACGGCGCGGACGTGGTGGCCACCGACACGTGGACCTCGATGGGTCAGGAGAAGGACGGCCGCGACCGGCTCACTCCCTTCTGGCCGTACCAGATCAACAAGGACCTCCTCGCGGCGGCCGCGCCCGGCGCGGTCGTGCTGCACTGCCTGCCCGCGCACCGCGGCGAGGAGATCACCGACGACGTGATGGACGGCCCGCAGAGCGCCGTGGTCGACCAGGCCGAAAACCGCCTGCACGCGCAGAAGGCGCTGCTGGCCTGGCTGCTCTCGGCCGGGGACGCCCGATGA
- a CDS encoding acetylornithine transaminase codes for MTSLVDRWSQSMMDNYGTPPLALVRGEGAVVYDEAGRSYVDLLGGIAVNVLGHAHPAVVAAVSKQVGTLGHVSNLFVAEPPVALAELLLALAGRQGRVFFGNSGAEAVEAAFKLSRLTGRTGAVATRGGFHGRTMGSLALTGQPAKADPFRPLPGEVTHVPYGDVAALDAAVTTDTAIVILEPIQGEAGVVVPPAGYLAAAREITSAKGALLALDEVQTGVGRTGHWFAHQADGIEPDVVTLAKGLGGGLPIGACLAFGGAADLFGPGSHGSTFGGNPISCAAALAVISTIANEGLLDHVKRVGERLKTGIEALGHPLVREVRGAGLLLGVVLNAPASGAVAGVLRDHGFLTNPVQPDVVRLAPPLILTADQVDAFLAALPAALDAAS; via the coding sequence GTGACTAGCCTCGTCGACCGGTGGTCGCAGTCCATGATGGACAACTACGGCACCCCACCGCTGGCGCTCGTGCGCGGCGAGGGCGCCGTGGTGTACGACGAGGCCGGCCGATCCTATGTGGACCTGCTCGGTGGCATCGCGGTCAACGTGCTCGGCCACGCCCACCCCGCCGTCGTGGCCGCCGTCTCCAAGCAGGTCGGCACCCTCGGCCACGTCTCCAACCTCTTCGTCGCCGAGCCGCCCGTGGCGCTCGCCGAGCTGCTGCTGGCGCTGGCCGGCCGGCAGGGGCGGGTGTTCTTCGGCAACTCCGGTGCCGAGGCGGTCGAGGCCGCGTTCAAGCTGTCCCGGCTGACCGGACGCACCGGCGCGGTCGCCACCCGGGGCGGCTTCCACGGCCGCACGATGGGCAGCCTCGCGCTGACCGGGCAGCCGGCCAAGGCCGACCCGTTCCGCCCGCTGCCGGGTGAGGTCACCCACGTGCCGTACGGCGATGTGGCCGCCCTCGACGCCGCGGTCACCACGGACACCGCCATCGTCATCCTGGAGCCCATCCAGGGCGAGGCCGGCGTGGTCGTGCCGCCGGCCGGCTACCTCGCCGCCGCCCGCGAGATCACCTCGGCCAAGGGCGCCCTGCTCGCGCTCGACGAGGTGCAGACCGGCGTGGGGCGCACCGGGCACTGGTTCGCCCACCAGGCCGACGGCATCGAGCCCGACGTCGTCACGCTCGCCAAGGGCCTCGGGGGAGGGCTGCCGATCGGTGCCTGCCTGGCGTTCGGCGGTGCGGCGGACCTCTTCGGGCCGGGCAGCCACGGGAGCACGTTCGGCGGCAACCCGATCAGCTGCGCGGCCGCGCTCGCGGTCATCTCCACGATCGCCAACGAGGGCCTGCTCGACCACGTCAAGCGCGTGGGCGAGCGCCTCAAGACCGGCATCGAGGCCCTCGGCCACCCACTCGTGCGCGAGGTGCGCGGCGCCGGCCTGCTGCTCGGCGTCGTGCTCAACGCACCCGCCTCCGGCGCCGTCGCCGGCGTGCTGCGCGACCACGGCTTCCTGACCAACCCGGTCCAGCCGGACGTGGTCCGCCTGGCGCCGCCGCTGATCCTCACCGCCGACCAGGTCGACGCGTTTCTCGCCGCCCTGCCGGCAGCACTGGACGCGGCATCATGA
- the argB gene encoding acetylglutamate kinase — protein sequence MTVTVSLAQEKAATLIEALPWLARFHGATVVVKYGGNAMIDAELKRAFAADMVFLRYAGLKPVVVHGGGPQISSMLGRLGIESEFRGGLRVTTPEAMDVVRMVLVGQVGRELVGLINEYGPFAVGLSGEDARLFTAVRRPAYVDGEAVDVGQVGDVEHVNVSAVTDLIAAGRIPVISSVAPDAEGVLHNLNADTAASALAVALGARKLVVLTDVAGLYTDWPDTSSLVRRITAADLATLLPRLESGMVPKMEACLRAVEGGVPAAHVVDGRMAHSILLEVFTSEGFGTMVVPGEET from the coding sequence ATGACCGTGACGGTGTCCCTGGCACAGGAGAAGGCGGCCACCCTCATCGAGGCGCTGCCGTGGCTGGCCCGCTTCCACGGCGCCACCGTCGTGGTCAAGTACGGCGGCAACGCGATGATCGACGCCGAGCTGAAGCGGGCGTTCGCGGCCGACATGGTCTTCCTGCGGTACGCGGGGCTCAAGCCGGTCGTCGTGCACGGCGGCGGCCCGCAGATCTCCTCGATGCTGGGGCGGCTGGGCATCGAGAGCGAGTTCCGCGGCGGGCTGCGGGTCACCACGCCCGAGGCGATGGACGTCGTGCGGATGGTGCTCGTCGGCCAGGTCGGGCGCGAGCTGGTCGGGCTCATCAACGAGTACGGACCGTTCGCCGTCGGACTGTCCGGTGAGGACGCCCGCCTCTTCACCGCCGTGCGCCGTCCGGCCTATGTGGACGGCGAGGCGGTCGACGTGGGTCAGGTGGGTGACGTGGAGCACGTCAACGTCTCCGCCGTCACCGACCTCATCGCCGCCGGCCGGATCCCGGTCATCTCGTCGGTCGCGCCGGACGCCGAGGGCGTGCTGCACAACCTCAACGCCGACACCGCCGCCTCGGCGCTGGCCGTCGCGCTGGGCGCCCGCAAGCTCGTCGTGCTCACCGACGTGGCCGGCCTCTACACCGACTGGCCGGACACGTCGAGCCTGGTCCGGCGGATCACCGCGGCCGACCTCGCCACGCTGCTGCCACGGCTCGAGTCCGGCATGGTGCCGAAGATGGAGGCGTGCCTGCGGGCCGTCGAGGGAGGCGTGCCGGCCGCGCACGTCGTCGACGGCCGCATGGCGCACTCCATCCTGCTCGAAGTCTTCACGTCCGAAGGTTTCGGGACGATGGTCGTCCCTGGGGAGGAAACGTGA
- the argJ gene encoding bifunctional glutamate N-acetyltransferase/amino-acid acetyltransferase ArgJ produces MTAAAGEPGVGVTAPKGFRASGVAAGLKTSGLDVALVVNDGPLDAAAGVFTTNRVKAAPVLWSQQVLRAGAARAVVLNSGGANACTGPKGFQDTHTTAEHAAAALGGIGAADVAVCSTGLIGELLPMDRLLLGVDAAAGALTGDGGQAAAEAIMTTDTRPKTTAIRQSGWSVGGMAKGAGMLAPGMATMLSVLTTDAVADPEVLDAALRAATRVSFDRVDSDGCMSTNDTVLLLASGASGVEPTAEQLTAAVTAACHDLAQQLLADAEGATKEVAIEVVGAAGEDDAVEVGRSVARNNLVKTALFGNDPNWGRILAAVGTTAAAFEPDALDVAVNGVWVCKGGAAAEDRSAVDLSGRAVTIRIDLHAGTDEATIWTNDLSHAYVHENSAYST; encoded by the coding sequence GTGACCGCGGCGGCCGGAGAGCCGGGCGTCGGCGTCACCGCGCCGAAGGGTTTCCGGGCCTCCGGCGTCGCCGCGGGCCTCAAGACGAGCGGGCTCGACGTGGCGCTGGTGGTCAACGACGGGCCGCTGGACGCGGCGGCCGGCGTCTTCACGACCAACCGGGTCAAGGCCGCGCCCGTGCTCTGGAGCCAGCAGGTGCTGCGGGCCGGCGCGGCGCGCGCGGTCGTCCTCAACTCGGGCGGGGCCAACGCCTGCACAGGCCCCAAAGGCTTTCAGGACACGCACACCACCGCCGAGCACGCCGCCGCGGCGCTCGGCGGGATCGGCGCCGCCGACGTCGCGGTCTGCTCCACGGGCCTGATCGGCGAGCTGCTGCCGATGGACAGGCTTCTGCTCGGCGTTGACGCCGCCGCGGGCGCGCTCACCGGCGACGGCGGCCAGGCGGCGGCCGAGGCGATCATGACCACCGACACCCGGCCGAAGACCACGGCGATCCGGCAGTCGGGCTGGAGCGTCGGCGGCATGGCCAAGGGCGCCGGCATGCTCGCACCCGGCATGGCCACGATGCTCAGCGTGCTCACCACCGACGCGGTCGCCGATCCGGAGGTGCTCGACGCGGCGCTGCGGGCGGCCACCCGCGTCTCGTTCGACCGGGTCGACTCCGACGGGTGCATGTCCACAAACGACACGGTGCTGCTGCTGGCCAGTGGGGCCTCCGGCGTCGAGCCGACCGCCGAGCAGCTGACCGCCGCGGTCACCGCCGCCTGCCACGACCTGGCCCAGCAGCTGCTCGCCGACGCCGAGGGCGCCACCAAGGAGGTCGCCATCGAGGTGGTCGGCGCCGCCGGCGAAGACGACGCGGTCGAGGTGGGTCGCTCGGTCGCCCGGAACAACCTCGTCAAGACCGCCCTGTTCGGCAACGATCCCAACTGGGGCCGCATCCTCGCCGCGGTCGGCACCACCGCCGCCGCGTTCGAGCCGGACGCGCTCGACGTCGCGGTCAACGGCGTGTGGGTCTGCAAGGGCGGCGCGGCCGCCGAGGACCGCTCCGCCGTCGACCTCTCCGGCCGGGCGGTGACGATCCGGATCGACCTGCACGCCGGCACCGACGAGGCCACCATCTGGACCAACGACCTCTCCCACGCGTACGTGCACGAGAACTCGGCCTACTCCACATGA
- the argC gene encoding N-acetyl-gamma-glutamyl-phosphate reductase: MGIRVAVAGASGYAGGELLRLIAAHPELDLVAATAHSQAGSAVAAVHPHLTGLDITFGATGPEALADADLVFLALPHGESGVLAAALPSGVKVVDLGADHRLRDADAWTRYYGGEHAGAWTYGLPELPGQRGEIAIATRVAAPGCYATTITLALAPLITAGAVSADDVVVVAASGTSGAGRSAKGHLLGSEVMGDLSPYKVGRHQHVPEIKQATGARSLSFTPVLAPMPRGILATVTALPASTADPRQVLAEAYADAPFVHVLPEGAWPHTAATLGSNSCHLQATLDVDSGRVIVTSAIDNLGKGAAAQGVQCANLMLGLPETMGLPVYGVAP, encoded by the coding sequence ATGGGGATCCGGGTTGCCGTGGCGGGCGCGAGTGGCTACGCCGGCGGTGAGCTGCTCCGCCTGATCGCCGCGCACCCGGAGCTCGACCTGGTCGCCGCGACCGCGCACAGCCAAGCGGGGTCGGCGGTCGCCGCCGTGCACCCGCACCTGACCGGCCTCGACATCACGTTCGGCGCGACCGGTCCGGAGGCGCTGGCGGACGCCGACCTCGTCTTCCTCGCCCTCCCGCATGGCGAGTCGGGCGTGCTCGCCGCCGCCCTCCCCAGTGGCGTCAAGGTGGTCGACCTCGGTGCCGACCACCGCCTGCGCGACGCTGACGCGTGGACGCGCTACTACGGGGGCGAGCACGCCGGCGCGTGGACCTACGGCCTGCCCGAGCTTCCGGGGCAGCGGGGTGAGATCGCCATCGCGACCCGGGTGGCCGCGCCCGGCTGCTACGCCACGACGATCACGCTCGCGCTGGCACCGCTGATCACGGCGGGCGCGGTCTCCGCCGACGATGTCGTGGTGGTCGCCGCCAGCGGCACCTCCGGCGCGGGCCGGTCGGCCAAGGGGCACCTGCTCGGCAGCGAGGTGATGGGCGACCTCTCGCCGTACAAGGTGGGAAGGCACCAGCACGTCCCGGAGATCAAGCAGGCCACCGGGGCGCGGAGCCTGTCGTTCACGCCGGTCCTCGCGCCCATGCCGCGCGGGATCCTCGCCACCGTGACCGCGCTGCCTGCGTCCACGGCGGACCCGCGGCAGGTGCTCGCCGAGGCATACGCGGACGCGCCTTTCGTGCACGTCCTCCCCGAAGGCGCCTGGCCGCACACGGCCGCGACGCTCGGGTCCAACTCCTGCCACCTGCAGGCCACCCTCGACGTCGACTCCGGGCGGGTGATCGTGACCAGCGCCATCGACAACCTCGGCAAGGGCGCCGCCGCACAGGGCGTCCAGTGCGCCAACCTCATGCTCGGCCTGCCGGAGACCATGGGGCTCCCGGTGTACGGAGTGGCCCCGTGA
- a CDS encoding phosphatase PAP2 family protein: MDRRGGYAGLACAAGFVLLTWALAAGALLGLDVAVRDWVDAHRPEPLRLAAKALYFLGSANLIASILLVVAALLAVRDRTPRPVLLVLVTAATSYVVVVPLKMLTDRSAPHAPWFDAERLFTHDAGWSYPSGHVVNTLIWYPVLLALAERALRRPLAAGVRRAVLVLPVVIVFVAVTYLGYHWVTDCVAGVLLGVALRQVLARLPLG, from the coding sequence GTGGACCGACGCGGGGGATACGCCGGCCTGGCGTGTGCGGCCGGCTTTGTGCTGCTGACCTGGGCGCTGGCCGCCGGCGCGCTGCTCGGCCTCGACGTCGCCGTGCGGGACTGGGTCGACGCCCACCGCCCGGAGCCGCTCCGCCTCGCCGCCAAGGCGCTCTACTTCCTCGGCTCCGCCAACCTCATCGCCTCGATCCTGCTGGTCGTCGCCGCGCTGCTCGCGGTTCGCGACCGTACGCCCCGGCCCGTGCTCCTGGTCCTCGTCACGGCGGCCACCAGCTACGTCGTCGTCGTGCCGCTCAAGATGCTGACCGACCGCTCGGCGCCGCACGCACCGTGGTTCGACGCGGAGCGGCTGTTCACGCACGACGCCGGCTGGTCGTACCCCTCCGGGCACGTCGTCAACACCCTGATCTGGTACCCCGTGCTGCTCGCCCTCGCCGAGCGGGCGCTGCGCCGGCCCCTCGCGGCGGGCGTGCGGCGGGCGGTGCTGGTCCTGCCCGTGGTGATCGTTTTCGTGGCGGTCACCTACCTCGGCTACCACTGGGTCACCGACTGCGTGGCCGGCGTCCTGCTCGGCGTCGCCCTTCGCCAGGTGCTGGCCCGCCTCCCGCTCGGCTGA
- a CDS encoding ArsR/SmtB family transcription factor, with the protein MIDDDLVFKALADPTRRFLLDLLFTRDGRTLTELESELAMTRFGVMKHLRVLEDADLVITRRQGREKLHFLNPVPIRQIHDRWIDKYTEHRTAALLDLKRELEGDSS; encoded by the coding sequence GTGATCGACGACGACCTGGTCTTCAAGGCGCTCGCCGACCCGACCCGGCGCTTCCTGCTCGACCTGCTCTTCACGCGGGACGGGCGCACGCTCACGGAGCTCGAGTCGGAGCTGGCGATGACGCGCTTCGGCGTCATGAAGCACCTGCGTGTGCTGGAGGACGCGGACCTCGTGATCACCCGCCGCCAAGGCCGGGAGAAGCTGCATTTTCTCAACCCGGTGCCGATCCGGCAGATCCACGACCGGTGGATCGACAAGTACACGGAGCACCGCACGGCGGCGTTGCTGGACCTCAAACGGGAGCTGGAGGGAGATTCATCGTGA
- a CDS encoding SRPBCC domain-containing protein encodes MSTTTSTTTQVYRVYIKATPQAIWDAITQPEWTNKYGYQGFAEFDLRPGGAYRNRASEELQAAGMPEIVVDGEVVEVDPPHKLVQTWRPTWLDEPPTRLTYEIREGQDGVSSLTVTHELDGAPQTAAQTAGAIEGAGGGWAEVLSDLKTLLETGKSMHA; translated from the coding sequence GTGAGCACGACGACAAGCACGACGACGCAGGTCTACCGGGTCTACATCAAGGCCACGCCGCAGGCGATCTGGGACGCGATCACCCAGCCGGAGTGGACGAACAAGTACGGCTACCAGGGCTTCGCCGAGTTCGACCTGCGGCCGGGCGGCGCCTATCGCAACCGGGCCAGCGAGGAGCTGCAGGCGGCCGGCATGCCGGAGATCGTGGTCGACGGCGAGGTGGTCGAGGTCGACCCGCCGCACAAGCTCGTGCAGACCTGGCGACCCACGTGGCTGGACGAGCCGCCGACCCGGTTGACGTACGAGATTCGCGAGGGGCAGGACGGCGTCTCGTCACTCACGGTGACGCACGAGCTGGACGGTGCTCCCCAGACGGCCGCGCAGACGGCGGGCGCGATCGAGGGTGCGGGCGGCGGCTGGGCCGAGGTCCTCAGCGACCTCAAGACCCTGCTGGAGACCGGCAAGTCCATGCACGCCTGA